The genomic DNA CTGGGGACGCGTCAATCGCTCGGGGGCAATAATGACCCAGCGACCCACAATCGGATCTTTACGAAGTTCCTGCATTCGATCTTCCAGAGAATGATTTACGAAGCACACACTCAACGAGTGCGGTTCGCTTCAATGTTGATAATGAATTCAGGCGGGACGAGTACGTTTCACCTGAACACGCTAAACACTCTACCAATCTTAGCCCGGTGAATTCATGTGCAATGTCAGAATTGGCCGTAAACAGGAAAAACGAGAGATATCAAACGGAATTGATCTCTGTTCAATGGCATTGGAAATGGCATTGAAAATGTCAGTGGTTGTACAGCAGGGAAGCTGCACATCGAGCAGTGAACCCTAATCCATACCCTGCAACTTTTTGATGATCATTTCTCGCACAGCTTTGGCGTCGGCCCCTTTGGCGACGCGCATGACTTTTCCAATGAGTGCTCCGACAGCCTGTTGTTTCCCGGCTTTGAAGTCTTCGACAGCCTTGGGGCTCTCTGCAATCGCGGCCTGAATTGCCTCATCGAGAGCACCTGTATCCGAGACGATTTCTAATCCGCGTTCCTGGATGATTTCATCAACTCGCGACAGAGTCAATTCGCGTTCTTCGTCGGCATCTTCGAGAAGAACTCCTAACACTTCGCGGCCGCTTTTGTTTGTGATTTTCTTATCGACGACTCGCTGAATGATGGTTCCCAACAATTCTGAGTGAATTGGGAATTCGCTAATTTCAAACGAACGTTCTTTCATCTCTCGCAGAATATCTTGAGTGACCCAGTTGGCAGCTTGCTTTCCGTCGCGACAGACTGCAACAACTTCTTCATAATAGTCCGCCAGATCTTTTCCCTGATTGACGATGACATCGGCATCGTAAGCTGAGAGGCCGAGTTCGTTCTCGAAGCGACGTCGTCGAGTGGCAGGCGGTTCTGGTAAAGCCGCTTTGATCGCTTCGACTTGTTCTCTCGAAACCGTGACCGGGATCAAATCTGGATCAGGAAAGTATCGATAGTCAGAAGCTTCTTCTTTTCCGCGTTGCCCAAAAGTGGCATTTCGATTGGCGTCCCAGCCGCGTGTCTCTTTTGAGACCCCAGGGTCGCCGAGTTTGCGACCGGTCTCAGCGAAGATTTTCCGCTGACGCTCGGCTTCGTATTCGATTGACGCCTCGACCGCTCGAAAACTGTTGAGGTTTTTCACTTCCACAATCGGCGTGGCGACTTTCTCGTCCCCTTCGCCGTAATGCAGGTTCACATTCGCATCGCAGCGCAGCGAACCTTCCTGCATGTTGCAGTCAGAAACGCCCAGGAAAGTCAGCAACAAATGAAGTTCTTCCAGATACGACTTCGCTTCCGCCGCCGAGCGAATGTCTGGCTCGCTGACAATCTCCAGAAGTGGAGTTCCTGTTCGATTTAAATCGACCTGGCTATCGTTGCCGCGTCCCGATTCATCGTGAATGTTCTTTCCGGCATCTTCTTCGAGGTGAGCACGGTTGATGCGGATCTTGCGTCGCGAGCCATCGTCGCTGGTCACTTCCAGCCAACCATCGTGACTGAAGGGGAGGTCGAACTGGCTGATTTGATATCCCTTGGGGAGATCGGGATAGAAATACTGCTTGCGGTCCCATTTTGTGAATGGAGCAATTTCGCAATTGATCGCGGTCGCGGTGATCAACGACAACCGAAAGGCTTCTTCATTCATGACCGGCAACGATCCTGGATGACCGAGACAAACCGGGCAGGTTTGCGTATTGGGGGCATCTGGATTGAAGCGGTTTGCACAGCCGCAAAAGATCTTTGATTTTGTTAATAGCTGAACGTGGACTTCCAGCCCAACGATGAGTGTTTCAGTCATAGCTTTCCTCATGGCGGTGAATCGCTCGGAGTGTAGTGAACTCCCGGTTTCGAGACGAGTGATGCTGTTTGAGTCAGGACCGCGAACAAGACAATTGAGATCGTTTTGATTCGCTGGAGGGCAAAAGTCGACGAAATGTTTGAAATGTCTAGAGTCTATTAAGAGCAAATTGCTCTATCGTTGCCCTTGAAAAGCGCATTTCTAGACCTGAAAAGCAGGTTCCACTCACCCAAGAATCACGAAAGTCCCTTGAGAAAATGAAATTTGAGCAGAATAGAGGCGATGGCTGGGCTTTTGAGGT from Thalassoglobus polymorphus includes the following:
- the gatB gene encoding Asp-tRNA(Asn)/Glu-tRNA(Gln) amidotransferase subunit GatB gives rise to the protein MTETLIVGLEVHVQLLTKSKIFCGCANRFNPDAPNTQTCPVCLGHPGSLPVMNEEAFRLSLITATAINCEIAPFTKWDRKQYFYPDLPKGYQISQFDLPFSHDGWLEVTSDDGSRRKIRINRAHLEEDAGKNIHDESGRGNDSQVDLNRTGTPLLEIVSEPDIRSAAEAKSYLEELHLLLTFLGVSDCNMQEGSLRCDANVNLHYGEGDEKVATPIVEVKNLNSFRAVEASIEYEAERQRKIFAETGRKLGDPGVSKETRGWDANRNATFGQRGKEEASDYRYFPDPDLIPVTVSREQVEAIKAALPEPPATRRRRFENELGLSAYDADVIVNQGKDLADYYEEVVAVCRDGKQAANWVTQDILREMKERSFEISEFPIHSELLGTIIQRVVDKKITNKSGREVLGVLLEDADEERELTLSRVDEIIQERGLEIVSDTGALDEAIQAAIAESPKAVEDFKAGKQQAVGALIGKVMRVAKGADAKAVREMIIKKLQGMD